TGTTGAGGGAAATGTGAATGGGTACACCCTTGTTGGGAAACAATTTAGCGCTATGCCCTCCAAATCATTGAGCTGTGTGTAATgttttacccagcaataccaccactaggccTGTACTCCCAAAGgcatcaaagaaagaaggaaagtacaaaactatttataacactaacttttgtggtggcaaagagccAGAAACTAAAGGGGTATCCACgatttgggaaatgactgaacaaatggtggtatgtggatgtaatggaatagtatataagagatgataaaaggaacagcttcagagaaacctgagaacaCTTGTGTGAATTAATGCagtgtgaaatgagcagaacccgaAGAATAACTGCAACATTGTataaagacaactctgaaagacataAGAACTCTGATTGACACATGACCatctatgattccagaggatttaTGAAGAAGCATGttacccccctccctcttctGACACAGAAGTGATATACTCAGAATGTGGAATAAAACGTAAAATTTTTAACATGGCCAGTGttagaatttgatttgattttccatgcatatttatttattttgttttctttttctttttttttttaaatttatttatttaatattcattttaacaaatgCATATTTAGTTCaaggggtttttttccttttctttcaatggggaaaggtagaagggagagaaaatgtttttagttcattgaaaataatttaataaaaaaagaaccaaagaaagaaagaaagctataTAGGCAAGCCTTTGACTGGAACACCACCTGCAGGATTCTGAGAGCCAATGGATATCCAAGATAGGATTTTTCTGTTATTGGATACAAAATAATGTCAATAAAAGCCATTAtttctaaagaaggaaatgagggaggttataaataaataacatcaataaaaatttaaaaaaatatattaaaatagcaTTTAGATTCCTACTCTCAGGGAAACCCCAGTCTGATGGGGGAATGAGAGGTATACCCAGGAAACAATGACCAATATATCACACTTTTCTTTACTAAGAAAAAACTTAGAGTCATAGGGCTAGAAAAGAACcattagaaatcacctagtctaactacttcattttgaagataaggaaacagaggtctgAAAGAGGGAAGTAAATTGCCCAATTGATTCAATGGATTGAGTAAATTGAGGATAGGCCAAAAAGAGAGAGCAATATAGAGCTGAGAAGTCCACTCTAGGCAAAATTTGATAATTGTGCCCTGTGTTACTTTTTACAAGAGACTGTCTTCATTATAATAATTGCaccataaatacatatgtattttggAACTctctggcattaaaaaaaaattgtacttaaaaaaaaagctttaaaaactgTCTCTTCTTTAGGATCCCTCATTTTGCTGTGCCAAAGATAGTTGTGTACCCCTAGTCCCAAAGATATGCACGGGCTTGAGAGTCTTTAAACATGGCATAATGTTCTATCTGCTACAGGCCTTTTTGGGTTACAGGAAATGGTCAGTGGATCCCTCCAGATGTGATAGCCCTGAGAGATAATGAAGTGCTGAAGGAACTCCCCCGACACACACCAGAGAGGCCACTATCCTCTTATCTCCAGGGGACAGAACAGTCGTGGCTTTattattgcttgccttctcatccCCATCAGGGGACCTCTCATCCAGGCCCCTGGAACCACAGTCTGTTATCTTGTCCCTATTTCCTTCTTAGGACTCCCATCTCCCTGTGAAAGCATTCTTGTGTAGACACTTCCCATGGCTTGCATACTCCTCCACTTCGTGTTTCTCCTCCTTCCATTTATCCCTCAGATCTCATCAGGTAAGTAGCAGCAGGTGGAGTTAGGGACCAGAAAATGTCTTCAGGACTGGGGATTTTACACTTTCCTCTagatgaggggtggggaagaaaggtGGCCTGATGTCAGTGTGGAGGTGTGTCCCCAGTCTTCGCTGCCCCAGCAATGAAAGAGAATTGCCCATTATCTCTtaacacacccccccccccccccccccggccccaACTAATGGTGAAATCTGGCCAAGGAGGCTGTGGAAATAAACAGCACATAATCATTAAGATCCAGAGATGGAAGGAGGGACTGCCTAGAGGcagagctggggaaagaaaaagaaagcagcaaCTTCAGTATCTCTctgtggtagtggtggtgaagTATGATAGGCACCTTCATCCACCACCCCAAGGGTAAGTTTCTCTccctttgtttcagtttcctttgatTCACTTGTCCAGTGTTTTCTTTTGGTAACTTCATTCTTGGAAAAAATCTTGAAAGACAAAATCTGAACTGAGTTTGGTCCATTTCCCTATTGTTTTCCAGTCACTTTGCATGATTCCAttcttggggaaggaagaaagggaaatccatttctccctttccggCTAGAGCTTGGGTCTGTTTCCCATTATGTCTTCATTCCTATAAAAGGAAGAagctttccttccattctcctccccaactccatcCTACAGCTTGAGAAAGAGTATTCTCCCACaggtaatattaataatagtaataagctaatatttttatagtgcttacaatgtgccaggcactgtgctaagtttattatttcaattaccttacaacaaccctgggaggcagatacaattattatcaccattttatagatgaggaaactgaggcaaacaggttaaatgatttgtccagggacacacaactagttagtatctagatttgaacttaggtcttcctgagtccagacttggtgctctatccattgtgccacctagcacaACCAAGAATATGGCAATGTCTaataaggagaaaggaagaaagaggtcaGTCtggtgggggtagggtggggtctGTTCCCTCTTCTTGGACTAACTTCCTATCAATCACCCTCCTTCTACACAGGTGATATCCAGTCCACATATGTGGCCCTCAGGGAAACTGTGGAACTCCCATGTCCTGAACCACCTACCTTATATGGAGATGAGATGCTATCATGGTTCCGAAGCCCTGTGTCTGGATTCCCTACCACCACAGTGATCCGTGTCCCCATGACCAACAAGGCTCCAGAGACAAGGAAGATCTTGAGGGAAATCAGGCTAAGCCTACTGGGGAATAATTCCCTGTGGCTAGAAAGGGCTAAGGAGGAGGATGCAGGACGATACTGGTGCTCTGTACTTGGCACTTATTTCAGCTACCAGAACTGGAGGGTGTATGACCTCTCTGTGATCAGAGGTAAAAGGGGGTTTATGGAACTTCTTTGggacagggagaagagagaggatacGTGGGTCCAAGGGAGTCTCATGGGGAGACCTTTGGGGAGAGGACAGAGGGAGAATATGTGATCATGAAACCCCATGCCAGGTTCTTCAGTCATCACAATGATCCATTTCCTGGAGAACACTGAGCTCTGAATATGATGAAGGAAGTTAGGCAAAAGCTGCTGGCTGCCCTAGTTGTTCACTGTGGCTGCAGGGGTTTGATGAACTTAGGCAATAATATAGTGGAttgccccccccctttttttccccacaggtTCCCAGCTATCGGCAAAAACTACTGATGGTTCTCTCTGCTCAATCCTGGTGTGTTCAGTGGTCTCAGCAGTTTTCCTGGACTCTATTGTTTggctggaagggaaggggaaagtgaaGGGTAGGACGGAGACTTTCATGGGAAAGAATGCTTCCCTTCTCATGGTATGTCCTATGGAGGGAACATCAGAGTCCCGTATCCGAAAGGCCAGGAGCATTCGTTGCCTTTTCCCCCAGAACAAGGGCATCAGTTTCAACTTGACAGGTGAATTTgggaaagggaataataataaaaaaaagttcacatggtataattatttaaatttgaggggaaaaaacacactttcttttcattaaccTTGTATAGTAGATAGTGCAATAGAActgttttatttctattattattataaaataacccctgggaaagtcatttaactctcagagcttatttcctcatcagtaaaacacAGATAGTAATATCTATACTTCTTACtttccaaggttattgtgagtcatatggaaatatatataaataaatgtaaaaatataaatgtgagttgttattataAGAATAACActtggagaggagaggacaaggaAACCCAAGTACTTTTGGTGTAATGGTCTGCAATCCAAAATTATCAAATACTTTTTGGTAAAGGagtagaaagaggagaaaataacacacacacacacacacacacacacacacacaatttctgaTGGAATTGCTGTTAAAGAAAGGACATGTGTACACTGACACTAGAAATGGCTTACTgctggaaaggggaagaggaagagagaaaaaaaataatcccagTGGAATAGTGCATTAGACAGAAAAGAGTGATGTTATAATGCTGTTTGATGTGGCACAATCCATTTCCAGGGATTGGGGAAAAAtcatggaaaggaaaaagaaaccatcCACATATTTCAGGAGGAAAGGACCATTACAGAAAGTTGTTGATGAATAGTAAGAGGTGGGGGAAAGGCAAAATTCATTTTCATGGACTATTCCATTACTAGAAGAATCATCCCCTATTATTAAGAAGTTGGGAAATAAGGTAGTTCTTTAATACGGTTTTTCTCTTTGAGGTTGAGGTAGACAGTAAAATGTACGGCAACAGATTGCTCTGGTTACATTAAACAATTGTACAGAAAGTAGAAGCCTTCTGTtgtgagagaaaaaataatatagtagaaagaacatgtTGAGGAATCCTAACTAGTGTGTGACCTCAGGTGAGTCACTTTATCTTTCTgatctcttctgtaaaatgacagggttggagtAAAAGATAAGATCTCTTCCAGTATAAGAATTCTATTAATCTATACTAGTAGAGGAGCCATTCATTACCTGAAGTCATCCATTTTTATAGGGAATGTAATTTGGAATGAAGATGTGGGCTTTTCTACCGACTTCCCTACACATACCCCCAAACCTTCATCCTCCTCCTGAGTCATATATCTCATCTCACCTCAATCATTTATTAACaatatgatcctgggtaagttgcttaacccctttcagcctcagtttctccatcaataaaatagggatagcaatagcacctacatcacaaAGTTGCtataaaggtcaaatgagatcattatgtaaagtattttgtaaaccttaaggattgaaataaaatgattatCATTCTCCTTCTAGCTGCAGCCTCCCCAGACGCCCTTCCTGCCCACTGTGTGGTCTCCCCAACATGGGATATCCAAAAGATCCTGCTGCTATTTTGTGTTCTGGGACAAGGGGTCACTATCTTGGCCCTAGGAATAGTTCTTTGGAGACGTCGGAACAATGGGGCTCTATACAGAGGTTTGTGTATCTtctacaacacacacacacatacacacacacatgacctGAGAGAGGAGATGTTAGCAgacaaggaaaaagaagggaaaaaggcaTTTGGGCAGAGCTACAGAAAAGGCTCCTGAACCCAGATGTCTCCATTCCTTAGCCTCTAAACTTCCCATGATTTATGATGGTAAGAGAGAATGGTAAGTAAGAAGAGAACAGGAGTGCAGTtctggatatatgtgtatgtatgtctgtgtgtgtgtttgtgtgtgtgtgtatgtgtgtgtgatcttTCTGTCACTTCTTTATACTCCTCCACAGATGACTCCACTTCTCATTTCAAACCAGAAACTCAAGTTTATGAAAACATCCACTTGGCCATCCCCAGGTAAGGAACTAGAAGGCCAGGTGCCTGAGTCCCTAATATGGTGTGAGAGAGGGAGTGTGTGAGAGAGGGAGGCAAAAAACTTAGGTATTTGAAGAGATGGGGTgtatgtctgtttctctattttcttaCCCATCTTCTCCTTCCACTATCTCTCAGTCCACCTGCCCCCAGGACCATGTGATCTTGATGATGTCATCTGCAAGGAGAAGGGATCCAGAGGTCTCCTTGGAAACTCAGGATGAAAAGAAGCTCCTGTTAACTCATCAAAAACATGGGGGATTGGGAGACTGTACCACTACAGTTCCTCTTGTGTCCTAttgaggggagggaagatagGGGAAAGGATGTTTCACAAATGAAATTATGTTGTCACCTATCTCCTTGTGTATACCCAAGCCAGTTTCAACATGTTGGGGAATGCTGTGGCCAACGGTGTGGGGGTGAGGGTGATACTGCAGAAGTAAGGAGGTAATATtaaaggcagagagaagggagattaaggaacagaaaaaagaataagactgagggaaggaggggaggccAGAGAGGGAAAGACTGAGAGGACAAACAGAAGGACTGAATGATAGTGAGAGAGGGAAACTAGCACACAGATTAAAAAGAACAACTTAAAGATAGACATCTCCCATTGCCTCATTCTCCTAAAAGTAAGTcatgaaagaaatcaaaagatcaggTGCCTGCTAATCTCCTGGCATTACATAGCTAGAGAGAACTGTCATTTTACTAGAGCGATGAGGGAATTCAGGCCACATTCTGCTTCAGGGAGCAGAATCCCATGAATCTTATCCATAAATTCACCCAGGACatacaacatacacatacatacatacatatatacatatgcatacctacACACACTATTCCCCTTATTTTCCCAAAGACAGAAATGTCCAAAGCACTGTTTCCAGAACTGGTATTATCCACTCCCTCTCCACTGTCCATGAATCCCCTATGTATGTCCTCTCCCTTCTTGCCCCCACATCTCCTGAAAGTGACCATCCTGGAGGTATTGTGGGCATAAGGATGGGATGTTATGGTGACTGTCTTAAACATCCAGattgaaatgaatattttatacCTTTCTCCTTAGGATTTTAAGGGTAGTTGGTCACTTCCCAGCGTCTAGGTTAACCCAGGCCCCTGAGCCATTATCTCCACCCTGTTGGCTCTCTGTTCACACACaactctctctcatttctgttttttctcctcttccttctgcaACAGAGAAACTTGGACTGGGGGTTTAGGGTAGGATGAGGAAAGTATAACACCCACCTTCTCTAGCCCTTGAGGACCTCTAGAAAAGAAGGGATGTGCAGAAAGTGAAACTCCACTTATGTCATGATCTTGTGCCTTAGAAAAGTCATCTTGTTGCCCTAACTTAAACCCTGCcctgggagaggagggaaggaagatacTCAGTGACTGGATCTTGGTTCCACCTGTTGGGTCCACAGCCTAGAGCAGGGGTTCTCAACTTTTTTTAGGTCCCTGTACCTCTTGGCTTTCAATAAACCTACTGATACCCCTTTTTAAATGTAAAACtctaaaaataaattctagagtttaCCATGCATTTATACAGAAGAAATAAAGTAGATCAATTTCAATTATAATATTGTTACCTACCGATATTCCCCATACTCTTTGACAAGCTTCTCCTACTTCCTGGGGTTACACATACCTCAGGTTGGGAACCCAGGCTTAGAGTCTCTCGGTTTATCACCCTTCTCCCTGTCCCCCAGCCTCCAAGTTACCAAATCCCACAGGCAAATACTAGGGGAATGGGGGGAATTAGGGAGAAGGTCTCTTTGACTCAAAATCTTTGAAactagaaaagggaaaggaattatATTGTAATATTCCCCCTTCCCTAATATAGTCTCAATCCCATTCTTGCTCCCCTAGAGAAACCCACCTCCCACTACTGAGATCTGCCAGCTGCTCCAGGCCCAGAAATCATTTACCTTTCTGCAAGCTTCCTTGGTATTTATGGTCTTCATTTTCATCCTgcaccccctccccttctttctcctgccCAGGTTGTTCTGTCACaactcccacccttccctttggCCCTCTTTATACATTGACCAAATGGATTGAGAAGGCGATTGAAGTATTTTTAGGAGTATTTTTAGAAATGGGAATAGTACAGACTTATTTCTAAGTTTTCAAGGGGGCACATGTGGGAATATCAAGGATTTTAGTTAGTGCCTTAGGATAGGAGGTCCACAAAGTTAGATAGACTGGAGGAGGAGTGCTACTGCCTCCTGAAATAGGGTCAGTGAAGCTCAGATTGAGGAGGCTGCAGTTTACCAAGGTTCTGGTCCTTGGTAGCATCAGCCATACATACAGCCCTGGGGCCAGAAGCTTCCCTCCCAATAAATAGTATGTAGCCTGGGAAAGTAGCCCCACATCTCCATCTCTGGAAACAGAAAGGGAGTGTGGGTCAAAACTAAAAGACAAAAAGGTGGAATGAGGGCAGAGGGAGACCCAGGGGGTGGGGCTGGGAAAGTTCAGCTGCCTATGAAGACTTCTGCAAAACCTGAGTAAAGCTGCAAGTGTAACAGTGGAGCCATTGGGCAGGTGGGATAAAAAGTCCACTTGGGAGAGCAGGTCTCAGACAACACAGGACAGTCagaggggatgggggtgggagagacAGCACAACAAAGAtgtagaaagaaagagacagacactgaggggaaagaaacagaaacagaaggtGTACTatagagagagatgaaaagatcaaaggatTTAACAAAGttaggaccttagagatcatttaatccaagcTCCGCATTTTAAGTAGAACAAAatccaaagaccaaaaaaaaaaaaattgaagaaaagataAAGTACCACAAATCAAAAACAACTGATCCAGTGATGCCAAAAAGAGTTCAgtgaaaaacccataaaatattgAACTTCCTTGAAAGCCACAATTCACCATCATCCATAAAAAAAGTCTGGTACTATACATCAAGCAATCATGAATGAAACTTCAGGGCAAAGTGAAAATTCAAGAATCtaccactcacctcctgaaagaaaccttaaaCTGAAAATTCCAatgaatatcatagccaaaaccAAAAActttgaagtcaaagaaaaaaatgcagtcaTTCTAAAAGATTTCAAGTAAATGAAAAGTCACAGTCAAGATCAAGCAAAATTTGGCAGCTACcaccaaaaggaaaggaaattggatataagaaattggaaaagaagCGAGGGAAATGCAGAGATCAGAATAAGAAATCCATGAGTctgatgtgtgtgtttgtccttcgtttctgaagaccatgccatcagagaaacgatgacatgacttgcacttgactttgttttgagtgagggtgggctgtgcaggtcaccagcctcacttctcctccagagctatctgaatccaatgaccagatatttatcaggatgactggagatgacccaagatgagggagttggggttgtgacttgcccaaggtcactcagctagtgagtgtcaaatgtctgaggtgacatttgaactcaggtcctcctgactcctgcactggtgctctatccactggaccacctagctgcctctgatacTCATATGTCATATAGCCTGGGATCCTCAAATCTTGGGAAGTCATTGGTTTGCATTGGGAGGCACAGTCAGACTAGCCCTGTCAGAGAATTTGGGAAAGAAAGAGCTTAGTGTTTCCCACATCTCTGTTCCCATAATCTGGgcagcccttctcccttcctctataCTGATTACTTTCTATATTCCTCTATCCTCTAGTCCTTT
The DNA window shown above is from Notamacropus eugenii isolate mMacEug1 chromosome 2, mMacEug1.pri_v2, whole genome shotgun sequence and carries:
- the LY6G6F gene encoding lymphocyte antigen 6 complex locus protein G6f isoform X2 produces the protein MACILLHFVFLLLPFIPQISSGDIQSTYVALRETVELPCPEPPTLYGDEMLSWFRSPVSGFPTTTVIRVPMTNKAPETRKILREIRLSLLGNNSLWLERAKEEDAGRYWCSVLGTYFSYQNWRVYDLSVIRGSQLSAKTTDGSLCSILVCSVVSAVFLDSIVWLEGKGKVKGRTETFMGKNASLLMVCPMEGTSESRIRKARSIRCLFPQNKGISFNLTAAASPDALPAHCVVSPTWDIQKILLLFCVLGQGVTILALGIVLWRRRNNGALYRDDSTSHFKPETQVYENIHLAIPSPPAPRTM
- the LY6G6F gene encoding lymphocyte antigen 6 complex locus protein G6f isoform X3, with the protein product MIGTFIHHPKGDIQSTYVALRETVELPCPEPPTLYGDEMLSWFRSPVSGFPTTTVIRVPMTNKAPETRKILREIRLSLLGNNSLWLERAKEEDAGRYWCSVLGTYFSYQNWRVYDLSVIRGSQLSAKTTDGSLCSILVCSVVSAVFLDSIVWLEGKGKVKGRTETFMGKNASLLMVCPMEGTSESRIRKARSIRCLFPQNKGISFNLTAAASPDALPAHCVVSPTWDIQKILLLFCVLGQGVTILALGIVLWRRRNNGALYRDDSTSHFKPETQVYENIHLAIPSPPAPRTM
- the LY6G6F gene encoding lymphocyte antigen 6 complex locus protein G6f isoform X1; translation: MIGTFIHHPKVTLHDSILGEGRKGNPFLPFRLELGSVSHYVFIPIKGRSFPSILLPNSILQLEKEYSPTGDIQSTYVALRETVELPCPEPPTLYGDEMLSWFRSPVSGFPTTTVIRVPMTNKAPETRKILREIRLSLLGNNSLWLERAKEEDAGRYWCSVLGTYFSYQNWRVYDLSVIRGSQLSAKTTDGSLCSILVCSVVSAVFLDSIVWLEGKGKVKGRTETFMGKNASLLMVCPMEGTSESRIRKARSIRCLFPQNKGISFNLTAAASPDALPAHCVVSPTWDIQKILLLFCVLGQGVTILALGIVLWRRRNNGALYRDDSTSHFKPETQVYENIHLAIPSPPAPRTM